A genomic segment from Scomber japonicus isolate fScoJap1 chromosome 11, fScoJap1.pri, whole genome shotgun sequence encodes:
- the plcd4b gene encoding 1-phosphatidylinositol 4,5-bisphosphate phosphodiesterase delta-4, giving the protein MDPEGSRIQDDPDVKVLLAGSTLRKVKSRLWKKNRHFRLLADSQTIWHKSRRAGRGHSTFSVTEVEAVREGHQSEVLQSIAEDFPADLCFTLVFHGRQGNLDLVAESPEEARAWIQGVRKLIHRAKTMDAKEKLDQWVRDWFQKADKNKDGKMIFKEVKKLLKMMNVEMNEEHAWHLFTMADKSESDSLEMEEFVLFYKMLTQRDEVWKVFQDYSADGEKLMVEELESFLKIEQHEGERSAQYAQQLIGRYEPSETAKTQGAMSLDGFQMYLCSQEGSIFKPEHVDLHQDMSQPLSHYFISSSHNTYLMEDQLRGQSSLEAYIQALKRGCRCVEVDCWDGSDGEPVVYHGHTLTSKILFKDVISTLKEYAFKASDFPVILSMENHCGVEQQIVMAQHLRQILGDTLLTSLLDGQVPQQLPSPQELKGKILLKAKKIGGLECSLDETDLVSDEDEMANGDAESPSAEDLPAECLNPNEKKSKSKLSRELSDLVVYCKSVHFHGFEHARLHAKCYEMSSFSESKAKRLVKETGTDFVQYNTKQLSRIYPSGLRTDSSNYNPQEMWNVGCQIVALNFQRAGLEMDLNDGLFRQNGCCGYVLKPDFMRDGNTQFSPEKPEERQNGKPLRLSFQVISGQQLPKVNQKEGSIVDPLVRVEIYGVPQDQAKEETTHINNNGFNPVWNETLNFVVRTPELALVRFVVEDYDKASRNDFMGQFTLPFTCIQTGYRHIHLLSKDGTAIPQASLFIHISISELT; this is encoded by the exons ATGGATCCTGAAGGTTCAC GTATCCAAGATGACCCAGATGTCAAGGTGCTGTTGGCGGGCTCGACTCTGAGGAAGGTGAAGTCCCGTTTGTGGAAGAAGAATCGGCATTTCCGACTCCTGGCCGATAGCCAGACCATCTGGCACAAGTCCAGACGGGCGGGGAGAGGCCATTCCACTT TCTCGGTCACTGAAGTGGAGGCTGTGCGCGAGGGCCACCAGTCTGAGGTCTTGCAGAGCATCGCAGAGGATTTCCCCGCTGACCTCTGCTTCACGTTGGTGTTTCATGGTCGCCAAGGCAACCTGGACCTGGTGGCCGAGTCCCCCGAGGAGGCACGGGCGTGGATCCAGGGAGTGCGCAAGCTGATTCACAGGGCTAAGACGATGGATGCGAAGGAGAAGCTTGACCA ATGGGTGAGGGACTGGTTTCAGAAGGCCGACAAAAACAAAGACGGGAAGATGATTTTCAAAGAGGTGAAGAAGCTGCTGAAGATGATGAATGTAGAGATGAATGAGGAACACGCTTGGCATCTCTTCACG ATGGCCGACAAGTCAGAGAGCGACTCTTTGGAAATGGAGGAGTTTGTCCTCTTCTATAAGATGCTGACTCAGCGGGATGAAGTGTGGAAGGTGTTTCAGGACTACTCTGCAGATGGAGAGAAGTTAatggtggaggagctggagagcTTCCTGAAGATCGAGCAACATGAGGGAGAGCGCAGCGCACAGTACGCCCAGCAGCTGATCGGCCGCTATGAACCATCTGAAACAG CCAAAACACAAGGCGCCATGTCTTTAGATGGCTTCCAGATGTACCTGTGCTCCCAGGAGGGCTCCATATTTAAACCTGAACATGTGGATCTTCACCAGGACATGAGCCAGCCGCTCAGCCACTacttcatctcctcctcacaCAACACCTACCTCATGGAGGACCAGCTCCGAGGGCAGAGCAGCCTGGAGGCGTACATCCA ggcCTTGAAGAGAGGCTGCCGTTGTGTCGAGGTGGACTGCTGGGACGGCAGTGATGGAGAGCCCGTCGTGTACCACGGTCACACTCTGACCTCAAAGATCCTCTTCAAAGATGTCATCTCAACGCTCAAAGAATATGCCTTCAAG GCATCTGACTTCCCGGTCATCCTGTCTATGGAGAATCACTGTGGTGTGGAGCAGCAGATCGTAATGGCCCAGCACCTTCGCCAAATACTGGGTGACACGCTGCTGACCTCTCTGCTGGATGGGCAAGTCCCTCAACAGCTCCCTTCTCCACAG GAACTGAAAGGGAAAATTTTACTTAAAGCCAAGAAGATTGGCGGGCTAGAGTGTTCTCTCGATGAAACGGATTTAGTTAGTGATGAAGACGAGATGGCCAACGGTGACGCTGAGAGCCCGTCTGCAGAAGACCTCCCTGCTGAATGTTTAAACCCAAATGAGAAG AAATCCAAGTCCAAACTCTCCCGGGAGCTGTCAGACCTGGTGGTTTACTGCAAGAGCGTGCACTTCCATGGCTTCGAGCATGCTCGTTTGCACGCCAAGTGCTATGAAATGTCTTCGTTCTCTGAGTCCAAGGCCAAGAGGCTTGTTAAAGAGACAG GAACAGACTTTGTGCAGTACAACACGAAGCAGCTGAGCAGGATTTATCCCAGTGGCCTCAGGACCGACTCCTCCAACTATAACCCTCAGGAGATGTGGAACGTGGGCTGCCAGATAG TGGCTCTGAACTTCCAGAGGGCTGGTCTGGAAATGGATCTGAACGATGGGCTCTTCAGGCAGAATGGCTGCTGCGGCTATGTCCTTAAACCTGACTTCATGAGAGACGGAAACACACAGTTCAGTCCCGAGAAACCTGAGGAGCGGCAAAACGGCAAACCACTCCGCTTATCCTTCCAg gTGATAAGTGGCCAACAGCTACCAAAGGTAAACCAGAAAGAGGGCTCTATCGTAGACCCTCTGGTCAGAGTGGAGATCTACGGAGTACCACAGGACCAGGCCAAAGAAGAGACCACTCACATTAACAACAATG GTTTTAACCCGGTGTGGAATGAAACTCTAAATTTTGTCGTCCGCACACCTGAGCTGGCCCTGGTTCGCTTTGTGGTGGAGGACTACGACAAGGCATCCAGAAATGACTTCATGGGACAGTTCACTCTCCCGTTTACGTGCATCCAAACAG gATATCGTCACATACATCTGCTCTCTAAAGATGGAACAGCAATCCCTCAAGCTTCACTCTTCATTCACATCAGCATCTCAGAGCTCACATGA